A single region of the Anas platyrhynchos isolate ZD024472 breed Pekin duck chromosome 6, IASCAAS_PekinDuck_T2T, whole genome shotgun sequence genome encodes:
- the NPS gene encoding neuropeptide S produces MFVCSGYPIVPSMSSNPFYLNCQLYGKSDYCLVLLNNCLAKVGRSEELALLKPYLEMPINKRSFRNGVGSGIKKTSFRRAKS; encoded by the exons ATGTTTGTGTGCTCGGGTTACCCAATTGTCCCTTCCATG AGCAGCAATCCTTTTTATTTGAATTGCCAGCTGTATGGAAAATCTGATTACTGCCTCGTCCTGCTGAATAACTGCTTAGCCAAGGTGGGCAGGAGCGAAGAACTGGCTCTTTTAAAGCCTTACCTGGAGATGCCTATCAATAAACGGTCCTTTCGCAATGGTGTTGGATCGGGAATTAAAAAAACTTCCTTTCGAAGAGCAAAGTCATAA